One window of the Solanum stenotomum isolate F172 chromosome 11, ASM1918654v1, whole genome shotgun sequence genome contains the following:
- the LOC125844403 gene encoding receptor homology region, transmembrane domain- and RING domain-containing protein 2-like, with product MMNLWVFWYLSVVCLSGCKVLGNVVLVGKNETLSFEDIEANFAPSVRGSGKCGTLYVAEPLDACLTLTNKDEPVKNSTHDLFLLIIRGGGCSFEDKVRQAQAAGFKAAIIYNDEYGDLVAMAGNSAGVQIPAVFVSRVSGERLTKYAGDIDVEIWIIPSFENSAWSIMAISFISLLAMSAVLATCFFVRRHRIRRDRPRASRVREFHGMSSRLVKAMPSLIFTSVLEDNCTSVTCAICLEDYIVGDKLRILPCRHKFHAMCVDAWLTSWRTFCPVCKRDARTSNGEPPASESTPLLSSSLASLSSLSSLRSSVASSSAIQIGQGASRSPSVSRPLSISSTPYNHQSLQSYHQSTHLSISRSSLDLQNASSQRSRASYLISPHSLGYPSLSPLNSRYMSPYIPSPGNASSSYIGSSSRHPNPLRHSESTTSFSPFASAQSLPGCES from the exons CTCCCTCAGTGAGGGGATCAGGCAAATGTGGGACATTGTATGTGGCAGAGCCTTTAGATGCCTGCTTGACTTTGACTAACAAGGATGAACCAGTTAAAAATAGCACCCATGATCTATTCTTGCTGATAATAAGGGGTGGTGGATGTAGTTTTGAAGATAAAGTCAGACAAGCCCAGGCCGCAGGTTTCAAGGCAGCCATTATCTACAACGATGAATATGGTGATCTAGTTGCAA TGGCAGGAAACTCTGCTGGTGTACAGATTCCCGCGGTGTTTGTTTCTAGAGTTTCAGGGGAAAGACTGACAAAGTATGCTGGTGACATTGATGTTGAAATATGGATAATCCCAAGTTTTGAGAACTCTGCCTGGTCCATCATGGCTATATCATTCATTTCGTTACTAGCTATGTCAGCAGTGCTTGCTACTTGCTTCTTTGTCCGTAGACATCGGATACGAAGAGACCGGCCTCGGGCCTCACGTGTTCGTGAATTTCATGGAATGAGTAGTCGTTTGGTGAAAGCTATGCCAAGCTTGATATTTACATCAGTTTTGGAGGATAATTGTACATCAGTAACATGTGCTATCTGTCTTGAAGACTATATTGTGGGAGACAAGCTTAGAATTCTTCCTTGCCGGCACA AATTTCATGCTATGTGCGTTGATGCGTGGCTCACATCATGGAGAACGTTTTGTCCCGTCTGTAAACGTGATGCAAGAACTAGCAATGGTGAGCCACCAGCATCAGAATCTACACCATTGCTTTCTTCTAGTCTAGCTTCTTTATCTTCGTTGTCATCCCTAAGATCGTCAGTAGCTTCATCATCAGCAATACAAATAGGCCAAGGAGCATCCCGATCCCCTTCAGTTTCTCGTCCTCTATCAATTTCTAGTACTCCTTATAACCACCAGTCACTTCAGTCCTACCATCAGTCGACTCATCTTAGTATAAGCCGCAGTTCACTTGACCTTCAGAATGCGTCTTCCCAGAGATCTCGTGCATCTTATTTGATTTCGCCTCACTCGTTGGGCTATCCTTCTCTATCTCCTCTTAATTCAAGATACATGTCACCATATATTCCTAGTCCAGGAAATGCCTCGTCCAGTTATATTGGCTCCTCAAGTCGGCATCCCAATCCACTGCGTCATAGTGAGTCAACCACTAGCTTTTCGCCATTTGCTTCAGCTCAGTCTCTTCCGGGATGTGAGTCGTGA
- the LOC125845409 gene encoding protein disulfide-isomerase 5-2-like: MVPLRSISIFTFGFLLLFLCSSLAEQQQFAVDGKVLELDESNFEAAISTFDYMFVDFYAPWCGHCKRLSPELDKASVNLAVLKQPVVIAKVDADKYSRLASKYEIDGFPTLKIFMHGVPTDYYGPRKADVLVRFLKKFVAPDVSVLNSDSAISEFIEEAGKNFPIFIGFGLNESVISHLAVKYKKSAWFSVAKDFSDKTMEFYDFDKVPALVALHLTYNEQSIFYGPFEEKFLEDYIKQSLLPLVLPINQDTLKSLKDDKRKIVLTIVEDEDDERSKGLVKLLKAAASANRDLVFAFVGFKQWQDFAESFEVSKKIKLPKMIVWDGDVEYFSVIGSDSVEDEDQGSQITRFLKGYREGSVIQKHIISDDYKAFRNSMFLIGALILVLVVILVSMMMQSVKEEPSREQVDHSTSLSEAREALRSGDKQDKID, translated from the exons ATGGTTCCTCTTCGCTCCATTTCGATCTTCACCTTCGGCTTCCTTCTCCTCTTCCTATGTTCCTCGTTGGCGGAGCAGCAACAGTTTGCCGTTGATGGGAAAGTATTGGAACTTGATGAATCCAACTTCGAAGCCGCAATTTCCACCTTTGATTATATGTTTGTCGATTTCTATGCTCCTTGGTGTGGTCACTGCAAACGTCTTTCTCCTGAG TTGGACAAAGCGTCTGTCAATCTTGCTGTATTGAAGCAGCCCGTTGTAATTGCAAAAGTAGATGCTGACAAATACAGTCGTCTTGCTTCTAAATATGAAATTGA TGGATTTCCAACTTTGAAGATATTCATGCATGGAGTTCCGACGGATTATTATGGACCAAGAAAGGCAGATGTACTTGTGagattcttgaagaagtttGTCGCTCCTGATGTGTCCGTACTCAATTCTGACTCTGCTATTAGTGAATTTATTGAAGAAGCTGGCAAAAACTTTCCTATATTCATAGGCTTTGGTTTGAATGAGTCTGTCATATCACATTTGGCGGTGAAATACAAGAAAAGTGCATGGTTTTCTGTGGCAAAAGATTTCTCAGATAAAACAATGGAATTCTATGATTTTGACAAAGTACCTGCATTGGTTGCCCTTCATCTGACCTACAATGAACAGAGCATATTTTATGGCCCTTTTGAAG AAAAGTTCCTTGAGGACTATATCAAACAGAGCTTGCTCCCTCTGGTTTTACCTATTAATCAAGACACTCTGAAATCGTTGAAAGACGACAAGAGGAAAATTGTTCTAACAATTGTGGAAGATGAGGATGATGAGAGGTCAAAAGGACTAGTAAAACTCTTGAAAGCTGCTGCATCTGCGAACCGTGACTTGGTGTTTGCTTTTGTTGGGTTCAAGCAGTGGCAAGACTTTGCCGAGTCATTTGAAgtatctaaaaaaattaaactaccGAAGATGATTGTGTGGGATGGAGACGTGGAGTATTTTTCA GTCATCGGCTCAGacagtgttgaagatgaagatcaGGGGTCCCAAATTACGCGGTTTCTTAAAGGGTACAGAGAAGGAAGTGTTATACAGAAACACATCATTTCAGATGATTACAAGGCTTTCAGAAACTCAATGTTTCTGATCGGAGCACTTATCCTTGTTCTCGTTGTGATACTGGTGTCGATGATGATGCAGTCTGTTAAAGAGGAACCCTCAAGAGAACAGGTTGATCATTCCACATCTCTATCAGAAGCCAGAGAAGCACTTCGTTCTGGCGATAAACAAGACAAGATAGATTAA